From the genome of Drosophila melanogaster chromosome 2L, one region includes:
- the CG15256 gene encoding uncharacterized protein, isoform B, with protein MACKKKTKLWEPMTKDELKSTTQAMLEEGARGLRTISTQQKKLVNFQSFNMDDPRYGISLIEDNMEPPMLSSYTRQYSQPYPNRCKPFVQKTETPDPIFNRRPKNDFEFTTGLDFKFLDDHMHNLSESRKKVNFFRQLRNQSFLLY; from the exons ATGGCctgcaaaaagaaaaccaaactgTGGGAACCAATGACCAAGGATGAATTGAAGTCCACCACACAGGCGATGCTCGAGGAGGGCGCCAGGGGTTTAAGGACGATTTCTACGCAGCAGAAAAAGCTGGTCAACTTTCAGTCGTTCAACATGGATGA TCCCCGTTACGGCATTTCCCTAATCGAGGACAACATGGAACCGCCCATGTTGTCGAGCTACACAAGGCAATACTCCCAGCCGTATCCAAATCGTTGTAAGCCCTTTGTTCAAAAGACGGAAACACCAGATCCCATATTCAATCGAAGGCCGAAAAACGATTTTGAGTTTACCACAGGACTGGATTTTAAGTTTCTTGATGATCACATGCACAATCTTTCCGAATCACGCAAGAAAGTCAACTTCTTCCGGCAACTGAG GAATCAATCATTTCTTCTGTATTGA
- the Skadu gene encoding skadu gives MESAVRKRRVPFLQDNRHSDKRTCNLSTISPRSTLVQTVKKPVKKFSSDLANLPPVPAIDAFERGYQVESILDMVQNIHKEQFLYIKFTNLIEPELVPLELALQHVPHLLSDFYKEYVQAWQKMEQQKYDESP, from the exons ATGGAATCAGCCGTACGAAAGCGCAGAGTTCCCTTTCTCCAGGACAAT AGACATTCCGATAAACGGACATGCAACTTGTCAACAATATCACCTCGCAGCACTCTAGTTCAAACAGTAAAGAAACCCGTCAAGAAGTTCTCTTCGGATTTAGCCAATCTTCCACCGGTTCCCGCAATCGATGCTTTTGAGCGAGGCTACCAAGTGGAATCGATATTGGACATGGTACAAAACATCCACAAGGAGCAATTCCTCTACATAAAGTTTACGAATCTCATTGAACCCGAGTTGGTTCCTTTGGAACTGGCCTTACAGCATGTTCCACACCTGCTTTCTGATTTCTACAAGGAATACGTCCAGGCCTGGCAGAAAATGGAACAACAGAAGTATGATGAATCTCCTTAA